CCTAACATGCGGACAATATCTGAATCCTCATTTCTTATATTTAATAATTTGTTTAACTCTTCTGCCGCCAATTTGTACTCTCCTAATGAGAATAATGCTGATGCATATTTGTATTTCATCCAAGGGGTTGTGACAATATCGGAAATTTTTATTAATTCGAAAACTTGTTTGACTTTAGAATACTCTTTATCATAGAAATAAGTATTAAATTTATTAAGCAATGGATTTTCAAATGCTGAATCGAGCTGAATTGCTTTATTATAGTGATCTTTCGATGAATTAAATTCACCGATCTCTGTTTCTGCGATACTCAGGTTAAAAAGTATCCCAGCATTTGGATTGCCACCATCCAAACTTGATTTATAATAGTGTATGGCAGCATCATAATTTCCTTCTACCATACACGAATCACCCTTTTCACTGTTCTTTAATTTTTTATAATAGTCAATGGGTAACTCCTTACCATATTCAAGTAAACAACGTAATTCTTCTGCTAAATGAGCAAATGAAAGTGAAGTATAACCATTCGGGATGGATGTAGAAATTGTGACTACCTCAGCAACAATATTTTTATTTTTGAGAATGTTGATTGTTTCAAATGGATGATGTTTCGGACGGGACAACCTGTCCAAATCGAGGGCACTATTAAAATTATAGTAATCAATATCAAAATCCAGCAAAACAGGCGAATACATTTGAGGTATGTCAGCGATTGGTGTAATAATAACTTCTACATTGTACATAATTCCTTTAATAATCGAACCTTGAAAATGAAATGATGCAATGTCCTCTTCCGATAAATTATTGAAATAATTTCTAAATCTAATTTTCAAATCCTCCAACCAAAATACTGTAAGAGTATCATCTGGAACCACCCAAATGACCGTATTGATAATATCACTCCGCATTGCCGGATAGAGCCAATTGGCGACGGTTAGAAATTTTTCATCAGGAATATAATATGAATACGGATGTTGAATATATTGTTCTATCTCTTCAATGTTGACAGCTGAAACTATTTTTTCCAGCTCAGATGAAGGCATAGGTGCAATATCTATATGGGAATCAAAATGGATTACTGTTTTACTTTTGGGCTTCTTCTCAATCCATGTGATATATGATTTATAATGGTTTTCAAAAAATGCTATTTCCTGGATAGAATTAATTCCGATTCGATTCGAATTGTTCAAATTTGGATCATTTGTGCAAGTATATACACCAAAAATAATCAATATTATAAATGACCATCTTTGAAGATTCTTTTGGAATGATTTTCTGTTTCGTTTCATGAAAAACTCTAATAGGAATAAGAAAACCCCCGAAAACTTCGGGGGCTTTCCGCACTCTTTAAAATGCACATTTACTATACTCTCTTTTATTATTTGAGTACAGTCATTTTTTTCGTTACACTTTTACCATTAACCATGAGTTCATAGAAGTATATACCAGAAATAAAATCGGTAGAATTTAATCGTACTTCATACTCACCTGGACCTAAACGTTCTCCTTCAAAGACAGTCATAACTTCCTGCCCGAGAATATTGAAAACCCGCAAGTTTATATCACTCATCTCATTTGTGTTGAACTTAATCGTAGTCGATGGGTTGAACGGATTCGGGTAATTCTGTTCTAGTGAGAATATCTCCGGGATATTGATATTTTCATCATCAATAGATACCCAGTCAGATGCGAAGCGGAGGTACTCAAAATTTACACCCTGATGAGAGTGTAGATTCGGATAAACTCCACTACTTACTGGTTGTGTACCGTTATCGATGAGACCAACAGCAAATGCATACTGTTTTGTCAAATCACTAAATATCACATCGTGGTCTGGATCATTGGTGTCCAAAGCACGCTTAATTTCAACCGTCCACTGGTTATTTGCCCAAACCGGGCGAATTTCAATATCTGCCCGTGCTGAACCTACGTCCGGAACTTTCATGATGTATTTCGGAAGTTTGTCGCCATCTGTCCATCCGGCATTTGCATCATAAGCTACTGCAGTTTCAGCCCAACTTCCAGCATAAGGTACTGCATCAAATGACGTATCATATAATGCTTCCGGATTTGCATCATGTGTTGTGCCCATCCACTGCGGAACATCATTAGCATCTCGATTTCCAAAATAGGCAAATGTAGATCCTGAAGCATCACCATGACGGCCGCCATCTTCCTGGCTGGATGGATCTGCTTCATACGATAAGTATTTATCATCTACGTAACCGGCTGGCCAGCTGCGGGCACCTTTAGAGTGCCACATATCGCCAAGTTCACCATCTACAGTCAGATATTTGCCCCAACGTTCGCGAGTGTTGTGACAGGTTGCCATACAACCACGGCTTTCAAAATCGGTTATCTCTGTCATCGGCCAAAAGATACCTATCCTATCTTCTCTTATAGCATTGGTTTCATCCGTAATGCTCCACGAGCCGCTCTGATACACTAGCTCTTGGCGCCGAACAGTTTTAGAATCATCAGCCCACCAAGCAGCAATATAGAGATCATCATCTGTGTAAGCAGCCTGCATAAATACTTCCATTGCGGAATTATTTACGCCTTCAACTGTCATACGGATCGTATCGATTTGAGCACTAGCCCAAACAGCATCATCTAGGGCACCATCAAAAACAGGTGCGGTTGCTACTTTGACTGCGGTAAGAACATTACCGACCGCATCAGCATGTTCAGCATTATCCCACATTCCTCTATACAATTCTCCCCATTCGGAAATCGTAGTATCAGAAGATTCAGACCAATCTCCTAAGGTTAGATCTACTGCCCCTTCACCGACTCCATTATCCCGATGACATTTTGTTGCGCATGAATTCGGCATATTGTATGCAAGGGTTTTCGAAGGTGAAATAGCCTCAAAAGTATGTGATCGAATGTCGTATTTAATGGCAGACTTAATGCTCAATGGCATATGACATTCTACACAATTACTTGCTCCTGTACCTTCAGGGTCGTAAGGATGTTTCGTATGCTTCTGCACAACCGCTGATATTGCAGATAAATGAGTATCGTAGTCTGCAATCATTTCTTTCGTTAATGCTTCAAATTCTCCGTGAGATGCATGACAAGCAAGACAGAGTGTGTTGTCATCACTAGCAGTTGGGATCTCCAGATCAGGAACATAATCACCATCAGTATCTTCCCAAATACTCTCAACAATTTGATGCTCCAAATTGTTATGTACATCATGGCATTCATAACACGTCACCTGATGGTAAGCAAATGTCGGCTTTGCACTTTCGTAGAGATCAAAATACTGTTGGTGGTGTTTACTGGAATTTGTTACATCCTCCGATGCATCTGAATCGCCGTAATAGCCGCCATGATCTACATAGTAATCAGCCCAAACATCACCTACATCCCAATCTTCTAAATTCGCATCGTCAAATGGGAAATGGAAAGTTTCGTTAGGATAACTTGAACCGCGGGAGTGACAAAATCCGCACATATCATTCGCCTGCTGACTTGTTAGGTCAGACGGGTTTATAATATCAGTTGCAAGAGCGGAAGTGCTATGAGTAGAACCAGGACCGTGACATCTTTCACAACCTGTATTCATCAAATCAAGCGTCCCGTCACCATCAACATCGTACACAGAAACGCCGATGTCACTTGCTCCGGCATCGGGAGCATCAGCTATCCATTCTCCCTCTGCTGTTTCAGTCATTACCGTATGATCAAAGTGACAACCTACACATTGCTTCTCAAAATTCCGTTTTTGTGTATTCGCAGAAGCAACTATGTCTGCAATCGTTACAGTAGCTGCACTGAATAGAGGCGTGTAATCTCCGTTTGCTGGATCTGTGTACCACGCTTCAGGATGGTAACCCACATATTCATGAGTGACTTCGTTATACTGAACTGGCGACACATAGTGGCTGACTGTTTCACCTGCGTTTAAAATAGGAACTTTCACTATGTAGCGCTGCTTATACAACCCGCTACCACCATAGGTAAGATATACTGGTAAGGTAATATCACCTATAGTTACTGTATATTGATCATTACCGCTGTCATAACCCAGAACTGGCGCATTTGATCCATAATCTGAAAACGACGATGTTATAGATGCGTCTGATAAACTCAAACCATCTTTAAAATCGTCAATCCCATTTTGATCCGCATCAGCTACAATGCCATATAAATCCACCATGGAGTTAGCACCTATAGGAACACTAAATCCGTTGGCATGCATGGTTGGTTGCATCCGTTGCAACGGAACCGTTGTGACATACCAGACATGCTTCATTACCGACATACGTTTGGGCAAACAAAATGCCAGTAAATACGAACATGGATGATAACATTTTCTTCATCATTTTCTCCTTTATTTATGTTAGTAATTAATGTCTCGATTTGTTATATAGAATTTACCCTAACATTATATATGATTTCAAGGTCTTAATATAAAATTTATATATTTTATAGTTTAATTTTTGTGTATTTGACAATTCAAAATAATCATATTAATACAATTATTGGTTATTTGAATTTGATTCGTTTTATCAAACTTTACTGAACTCTTTTACCCGGTAGTTCAGTTGGGAATTCAATCTCATCATGACAATCTGCACAGACCGGTGAATTATCAAATATTTCATCTGTATGACAATCTACACACTCATTATCTTCATGGTCTTCATCCAATTCAAGTCCAACGATTGAATGCTCAAATGTATCCAAATCCCAATCATGACAATCGAAGCATGATTTTGATGGAACTTTGAAATTTTTTGTTTCGCCATGACAGTCTTGGCAGGTTGCGTTACGATGCCTTTTTTTCAAAGACCAACCAATAACATCAGTATGGTTAAATTGTGGTTTTTCCGTAAGGCTATGACAAAAAGCGCACTGGTCATCACTATGACAGGAAACGCAGGTTTTTACGTGCTCTATCTTCTCCCGCTTGTGACCCAATTCGTGACATCTTCCGCAGTTATCTCCCTGATGACAACTGGTACACGTCAATCCAAACTGGTCAACGTGGTCGCTGTGGTGAAAGGTAACTATGGGAGCTGGCTCGTAAAGTGTTTCATAAACATATTTCTTTTCGGCAATGATTCGTGGGTGAGGAATTCCAAGAATATCAGACTTGTCAATAGACGGTTCAGAAACTGTTGATTTATGCTTTACCTCATGGCAGGCAACGCAACCCGTTTCATGACTCCAATCCCGATGGCATCCAATGCATTGACGATGATATGCTCCTTTAAGTCCCGGCTGCTGAAGATTACCAACCGCCGGAGAAATTTCGTGGCATTCTCTACATGGAGGGACATCCTTGTCTACTTCAGAATAATGGTGACAGAAGGAACATCCACCACTCATATCCGCCATTGAGGCGTGGAGTTTGTGAGCAAAAGGAACTGGTTGGTAAAGATTAACCAACTGATCCAAAACTACAATATCCGGTCCCTCTTCTATTTTATGTTCACCCTCGAGGTGTCCCCCATGCCGCGGGCAAATTGTGAGACATGGATCTACGAGGGTTGGTTTTTCGCACGAGTGGCAGGTTTCACAATAGGAACTCCATGCTTGCTGCCCATTCTGCCCAAACACCAACATTGAAGTAAGAAAAGCAAAAACCGTAAAAAGGTATTTAATCACTTTTATATCCTCCAAATCCGTGGATGACCGGTAATTTCATAACCAATAATCGGTACACCAGAACTAATGTCGAAATAAGACCAACGGTTACGGCAATTTCTGTCCAAGCCGGAATGTAACGAGCTTCAGCGTAAACAGGTTTAAAACCCAAAATGAAGACATTGTAGCGATTAAGTGCCACACCCAGTACTACTAAAGTTGAACCCGTGAAAAGCCACGATGATTTACTTCGCAACGAGTGGATGGAAAAAATCAACATTGGGAAAATCACTCCAAAAATGATTTCTACAAGAAAGCTGATGCTCTCTGGCGTACCGTCAATTAGATAGACGTACGTTTCCCGATTCACCATATCAATGAGCTTCGCAGCCAAGTAAATACCAAGAAGAATAGGAATAATTCGACTGATACTTGAAAGCACTATAGTCTCCGGTTTGAGATGGAACGATCGACTCGCCAGCAGCGACTCAAAGATCACCATCGGGAATCCCACAGCAAAGGCTGATAATAGAAACAGCAGTGCAAGAATTGGTGTGTGCCACAAAGGGTGAAGCTTTGTGGGAACTATTGTCATAAGAGCCCCCAGAGAAGATTGATGCATACATGAAAGAACAACACCTAAAATAATGAAGATGAACATAACGCGTCCAACCGTCCTATTGAGGAAGCGGATTAGCCCTGATACAACACCATCCATTTTGCGAAATAGTCCTGGAAGTTCCACTCCCCTTTCAAAGCGTTCTGCAACAACCGGAATAAACTCAATGTACAACACTGTTAAATAGAGCATAACACACATTCCTACTTCGAAGAGTGCTGAATTCCCTTGCCACATAGACGGAAGCATCGGGTGCCAAACATTGTAATATCGTCCCAAATCCGCCAGTAATCCCAGTGCTACAAATGTATATCCCAAAAGAGCCGTTAAAAGAGCCGGGCGTACT
Above is a genomic segment from Candidatus Neomarinimicrobiota bacterium containing:
- a CDS encoding tetratricopeptide repeat protein, with the translated sequence MKRNRKSFQKNLQRWSFIILIIFGVYTCTNDPNLNNSNRIGINSIQEIAFFENHYKSYITWIEKKPKSKTVIHFDSHIDIAPMPSSELEKIVSAVNIEEIEQYIQHPYSYYIPDEKFLTVANWLYPAMRSDIINTVIWVVPDDTLTVFWLEDLKIRFRNYFNNLSEEDIASFHFQGSIIKGIMYNVEVIITPIADIPQMYSPVLLDFDIDYYNFNSALDLDRLSRPKHHPFETINILKNKNIVAEVVTISTSIPNGYTSLSFAHLAEELRCLLEYGKELPIDYYKKLKNSEKGDSCMVEGNYDAAIHYYKSSLDGGNPNAGILFNLSIAETEIGEFNSSKDHYNKAIQLDSAFENPLLNKFNTYFYDKEYSKVKQVFELIKISDIVTTPWMKYKYASALFSLGEYKLAAEELNKLLNIRNEDSDIVRMLGYIMITNGNDKQGLSLYQQALTKGGENIFILLELARYHFQRGDLLKADQYLFRALKSNPHSSLAHYEGGRLAAAKKDFILAEKEFLEAIRLLPTNQMARYALARIYQKIGKLSFAEKSYKEFLEFNNQDVQVMQDLGLLMVSQRRFGEARKLLEQAVDLQPDLMQAHGNLGVLYLQIGQFSKAKKEFTRVVEFQPNDAFGWYNLSLAELKLDHKSEAIKYLNFAIAKGGQKFREMAKYDKNFSSIYNELFEP
- a CDS encoding T9SS type A sorting domain-containing protein, translated to MKHVWYVTTVPLQRMQPTMHANGFSVPIGANSMVDLYGIVADADQNGIDDFKDGLSLSDASITSSFSDYGSNAPVLGYDSGNDQYTVTIGDITLPVYLTYGGSGLYKQRYIVKVPILNAGETVSHYVSPVQYNEVTHEYVGYHPEAWYTDPANGDYTPLFSAATVTIADIVASANTQKRNFEKQCVGCHFDHTVMTETAEGEWIADAPDAGASDIGVSVYDVDGDGTLDLMNTGCERCHGPGSTHSTSALATDIINPSDLTSQQANDMCGFCHSRGSSYPNETFHFPFDDANLEDWDVGDVWADYYVDHGGYYGDSDASEDVTNSSKHHQQYFDLYESAKPTFAYHQVTCYECHDVHNNLEHQIVESIWEDTDGDYVPDLEIPTASDDNTLCLACHASHGEFEALTKEMIADYDTHLSAISAVVQKHTKHPYDPEGTGASNCVECHMPLSIKSAIKYDIRSHTFEAISPSKTLAYNMPNSCATKCHRDNGVGEGAVDLTLGDWSESSDTTISEWGELYRGMWDNAEHADAVGNVLTAVKVATAPVFDGALDDAVWASAQIDTIRMTVEGVNNSAMEVFMQAAYTDDDLYIAAWWADDSKTVRRQELVYQSGSWSITDETNAIREDRIGIFWPMTEITDFESRGCMATCHNTRERWGKYLTVDGELGDMWHSKGARSWPAGYVDDKYLSYEADPSSQEDGGRHGDASGSTFAYFGNRDANDVPQWMGTTHDANPEALYDTSFDAVPYAGSWAETAVAYDANAGWTDGDKLPKYIMKVPDVGSARADIEIRPVWANNQWTVEIKRALDTNDPDHDVIFSDLTKQYAFAVGLIDNGTQPVSSGVYPNLHSHQGVNFEYLRFASDWVSIDDENINIPEIFSLEQNYPNPFNPSTTIKFNTNEMSDINLRVFNILGQEVMTVFEGERLGPGEYEVRLNSTDFISGIYFYELMVNGKSVTKKMTVLK
- a CDS encoding cytochrome c3 family protein; the encoded protein is MIKYLFTVFAFLTSMLVFGQNGQQAWSSYCETCHSCEKPTLVDPCLTICPRHGGHLEGEHKIEEGPDIVVLDQLVNLYQPVPFAHKLHASMADMSGGCSFCHHYSEVDKDVPPCRECHEISPAVGNLQQPGLKGAYHRQCIGCHRDWSHETGCVACHEVKHKSTVSEPSIDKSDILGIPHPRIIAEKKYVYETLYEPAPIVTFHHSDHVDQFGLTCTSCHQGDNCGRCHELGHKREKIEHVKTCVSCHSDDQCAFCHSLTEKPQFNHTDVIGWSLKKRHRNATCQDCHGETKNFKVPSKSCFDCHDWDLDTFEHSIVGLELDEDHEDNECVDCHTDEIFDNSPVCADCHDEIEFPTELPGKRVQ
- the hybB gene encoding Ni/Fe-hydrogenase cytochrome b subunit, which translates into the protein MSEFVITPIGKQKYFTSGVWVLVAFVLLGLSSAGYRFIYGLSAATNLTDGYPWGLWIGIDVATGVALAAGGFTTAFLVHIIHRKEYHVLVRPALLTALLGYTFVALGLLADLGRYYNVWHPMLPSMWQGNSALFEVGMCVMLYLTVLYIEFIPVVAERFERGVELPGLFRKMDGVVSGLIRFLNRTVGRVMFIFIILGVVLSCMHQSSLGALMTIVPTKLHPLWHTPILALLFLLSAFAVGFPMVIFESLLASRSFHLKPETIVLSSISRIIPILLGIYLAAKLIDMVNRETYVYLIDGTPESISFLVEIIFGVIFPMLIFSIHSLRSKSSWLFTGSTLVVLGVALNRYNVFILGFKPVYAEARYIPAWTEIAVTVGLISTLVLVYRLLVMKLPVIHGFGGYKSD